In one window of Thiobacillus sp. DNA:
- a CDS encoding NERD domain-containing protein, protein MAILIPSYSTCAGRMTPGERRFAQRLEAKLEDDYLCWYDVPVGPSMLHPDFIILHPRRGLVILEVKDWKLDNIQSISKNTVALLTHQGMVQKANPLEQARQYAHAVVNALEKDPQLTFSRGRMQGKLTFPWTYGVVLANISRKAFEGNGEGSNLGDALEPHRVICQDEMTESVDAEAFQKHLWEMFSVGGFGHLSLPQMDRIRWHLFPEIRLPAKQGGLFDEVESEESTELPDLLRVMDLQQEQLARSLGEGHRVIHGVAGSGKTLILGYRAEHLAKACAKPILVLCYNKKLAHRLEHWMREKGAAEKVVVQNFHAWCHRQLTAYNVGLPKKDKDDAAYYGEMVQRVIDNVDKRHIPAGQYDAILIDEGHDFRPEWFKLVVQMVDPRSNALLVLYDDAQSIYDTGKKRNFSFKSVGIQAQGRTTILRINYRNTQEILDFAARFAKELLTASEADEDGVPRLAPVSAGRHGRKPMYIKLPGLKEEGKYLAERLKAAHEEGMPWKDMAVLYRHWNPVGKAVTDVLRTAGIPYTWKDKIQFGDRQDTVKLLPFHSSKGLEFPLVAIPGVGATAPEDGDAEEEARLLYVAMTRATSELLVLGENAGSAG, encoded by the coding sequence ATGGCGATACTGATACCGAGCTATTCCACCTGCGCAGGCCGAATGACACCGGGCGAAAGGCGTTTCGCCCAGCGGCTGGAAGCCAAACTGGAAGACGATTACCTCTGCTGGTACGACGTGCCCGTCGGCCCATCCATGCTTCACCCGGACTTCATCATCCTGCACCCCAGGCGGGGCCTGGTCATCCTGGAGGTGAAGGACTGGAAGCTGGACAACATCCAGAGCATTTCCAAAAACACAGTCGCCCTGTTGACCCACCAAGGTATGGTGCAGAAAGCCAATCCCCTGGAACAGGCCCGGCAATACGCCCATGCCGTGGTCAACGCCCTGGAGAAAGACCCCCAACTCACCTTCTCCAGGGGCCGCATGCAGGGCAAATTGACCTTTCCATGGACCTATGGCGTGGTCCTGGCCAATATCAGCCGCAAGGCCTTTGAAGGCAACGGCGAAGGCAGCAATCTGGGGGATGCGTTGGAGCCCCACAGGGTCATCTGCCAGGACGAGATGACCGAGTCGGTGGATGCCGAGGCCTTCCAGAAGCACTTGTGGGAGATGTTCAGCGTGGGCGGTTTCGGCCACCTCAGCCTGCCCCAGATGGACCGCATCCGCTGGCACCTGTTTCCCGAGATTCGGCTGCCGGCCAAACAGGGTGGACTGTTCGACGAGGTGGAATCGGAGGAATCCACCGAACTGCCGGACCTGCTCCGGGTCATGGATTTGCAGCAGGAACAACTCGCCCGCAGCCTGGGGGAAGGCCACCGGGTCATCCACGGCGTGGCCGGCTCCGGCAAGACCCTTATCCTCGGCTATCGGGCGGAGCATTTGGCCAAGGCCTGCGCCAAGCCCATCCTGGTCCTCTGCTACAACAAGAAACTGGCCCATCGGCTGGAACATTGGATGCGGGAAAAGGGCGCGGCGGAAAAGGTCGTCGTGCAGAACTTCCACGCCTGGTGCCATCGCCAGCTGACGGCCTACAACGTCGGCCTGCCGAAGAAGGACAAGGATGATGCGGCCTACTACGGCGAAATGGTCCAAAGGGTCATCGACAATGTGGACAAGCGGCACATCCCCGCCGGCCAGTACGATGCCATCCTCATCGACGAAGGCCACGACTTCCGCCCCGAGTGGTTCAAGCTGGTGGTGCAGATGGTGGACCCCCGCAGCAATGCCCTGCTGGTGCTCTACGACGACGCCCAATCCATCTACGACACCGGCAAGAAGCGCAACTTCAGCTTCAAGAGCGTGGGCATCCAGGCCCAGGGCCGCACCACCATCCTCAGGATCAACTACCGCAACACCCAGGAAATCCTGGACTTCGCCGCCCGCTTCGCCAAGGAATTGCTGACCGCGTCCGAAGCCGACGAGGACGGCGTGCCCCGCCTGGCCCCCGTTTCCGCCGGCCGCCACGGCCGCAAGCCCATGTATATCAAGCTGCCCGGCCTGAAAGAGGAGGGGAAGTACCTTGCCGAACGCCTGAAGGCCGCCCACGAGGAAGGCATGCCCTGGAAGGACATGGCCGTCCTCTACCGCCACTGGAACCCGGTGGGCAAGGCCGTCACCGACGTGCTGCGCACGGCGGGCATTCCCTACACCTGGAAGGACAAGATCCAGTTCGGCGACAGGCAGGACACGGTGAAGCTGCTGCCTTTCCACAGCAGCAAGGGCCTGGAATTTCCCCTGGTGGCCATCCCCGGCGTGGGGGCCACGGCCCCCGAAGATGGTGATGCCGAAGAAGAGGCCCGGTTGCTCTACGTGGCCATGACCCGGGCCACGTCCGAACTGCTGGTATTAGGCGAAAATGCCGGGTCCGCCGGATAA
- a CDS encoding nucleoside:proton symporter, which translates to MLPNLQSALGILAFVGLAWALSENRARFPTRIVLAGLALQLALTVALLKLPLFKGVFLAMNQALGALEQATQAGTSFVFGYLGGGAAPFEVSDPASSFVLAFRALPLVLVVSALSSLLFHWRVLPLIVRGVSHLLRKSLGIGGAVGLSAAADIFVGMVEAPLFVRPYLAAMSRGELFSVMTCGMATVAGTVMALYAGFLAPVVPDAMGHILAASLVSTPGALLIAALMVPAGEASTGGELKAPETARSSMEAITQGTLAGVSLLINIVAMLLVFVALVSLTNLLLGLLPDVLGEPLSLQRVLGWLMAPVVWLMGIPWAEATTAGTLMGTKTVLNELIAYLDMARLPAEALSPRSDLIMTYALCGFANLGSLGILIGGLATMVPERRADIVSLGPKAVLSGTLATLLTGAVVGLLTA; encoded by the coding sequence ATGCTCCCCAACCTGCAAAGCGCCCTCGGCATCCTGGCCTTCGTCGGCCTGGCCTGGGCCTTGAGCGAGAACCGGGCGCGCTTTCCCACACGCATCGTGCTGGCGGGTCTGGCACTGCAATTGGCGCTGACCGTGGCGCTGCTGAAGCTGCCCCTGTTCAAGGGGGTGTTCCTGGCCATGAACCAGGCACTGGGGGCCTTGGAGCAGGCCACCCAGGCGGGCACCAGCTTCGTGTTCGGCTATCTGGGGGGCGGGGCAGCGCCCTTTGAGGTGAGCGATCCGGCTTCGTCCTTTGTGCTGGCCTTCCGGGCCCTGCCCCTGGTGCTGGTGGTGAGCGCCCTGTCTTCCCTACTGTTCCATTGGCGGGTGCTGCCCCTGATCGTGCGGGGCGTGTCCCATCTGCTGCGCAAGTCCCTGGGCATCGGGGGGGCGGTTGGCCTGTCGGCGGCGGCGGACATCTTTGTCGGCATGGTGGAAGCGCCCCTGTTCGTGCGGCCCTACCTGGCGGCCATGAGCCGGGGGGAGCTGTTCTCGGTGATGACCTGCGGCATGGCCACCGTGGCGGGCACGGTGATGGCCCTGTACGCGGGCTTCCTGGCCCCCGTGGTGCCGGACGCCATGGGCCACATCCTCGCCGCCTCCCTGGTGAGCACGCCGGGGGCCTTGCTCATCGCCGCCCTGATGGTGCCGGCGGGGGAGGCGTCCACCGGCGGGGAGTTGAAGGCCCCGGAGACCGCCCGCTCCAGCATGGAGGCCATCACCCAGGGCACCCTGGCGGGGGTGTCGCTGCTGATCAACATCGTCGCCATGCTGCTGGTGTTCGTGGCCCTGGTGAGCCTCACCAACCTGCTGCTGGGACTGCTGCCGGATGTGCTGGGCGAGCCCCTTTCATTGCAGCGGGTGCTGGGCTGGCTGATGGCGCCGGTGGTGTGGCTCATGGGCATTCCCTGGGCCGAGGCCACCACGGCGGGCACCCTCATGGGCACCAAGACCGTGCTGAACGAGCTCATCGCCTACCTGGACATGGCCCGCCTGCCCGCCGAGGCCCTGAGCCCCCGCAGCGACCTGATCATGACCTATGCCCTGTGCGGCTTCGCCAACTTGGGCAGCCTGGGCATCCTCATCGGCGGCCTGGCCACCATGGTGCCGGAGCGCCGCGCCGACATCGTCTCCCTGGGGCCCAAGGCCGTGCTCTCCGGCACCCTGGCCACCCTGCTCACCGGGGCGGTGGTGGGGTTGCTGACGGCTTGA
- a CDS encoding DEAD/DEAH box helicase family protein — MALELKRYQSEGLEALARFFDLARGAADQAGLDAAYRQTLGEWDIPASEIPPYLAQGFGATPYVCIRIPTGGGKTLLGAHAIATASRHFTGAEHPLTLWLCPSNIIRQQTLNALRQPGHPYREALEAHFGVDGLRVLDIAECEQLRAQDFHQKAIVVVGTMQTLRVDDTSGRDVYAYKEAFEPHFEGAPDLAGFERVKERDLEVQPYLSRVDLGKVKRSFANLLYWHRPIVIIDEAHNARTPLSYDTFARLNPAVLIEMTATPIRKGSHRSNVLYHVSAEELKTEQMIKLPIVLHTHPNWQEAVRDALLTRHKLAEEARGEADYIRPILLFQAEDKSGEVTVERLKEYLVEQEHISANRIAIATGKQRELDGLDLFDAKCPIEIVITVEALKEGWDCSFAYVFCTLQKIGSSKDMEQLLGRVLRMPYARSRKSPLLNRAYAHVASPRTLEVANDLADRLVAMGFEEMEAAQAVFPTTAPLFESGGEGIDLVPPVLELNLPAAPDLGLLPRESISQVVITSRPEGGVTVTLREAPAPDLRDALLSVVPKKDREKVERLIGRFELRNEALLSPSARGIPFKPLPMLCVRYDQDELELADRVTLVDLGGFSLRDAPADLEGFDPEDSRKPYLVDIEQGHIRVEQEAAAYSVNLDLVRTEVSQTDLVKWLDGRLRQADLSQTEMLAWLNRVVTGLLREKGFTLTALVRHRNRLADAVAERLKSLRVSAQAKGLQLTLLGPDPRGCVSPDFNFRFGAGMYPARPPYYEGRYRFKKHYYGVIGDLLEAPRARTDHEYHCAVAMDELPQVKHWVRNLPRHPEFSFWLPTSSDNFYPDFVAELMDGRLLVVEYKGEGYKSNDDSSEKRMIGEYWARASGNLFLMAVDKDTAGRGVKAQLKALLGDAPTEPAAKPFSEHETVRLITDFSVDGVSLKRNTVGTVVSVYGGGEAYAVEFVDENDKAMVVVLKRPQLEKATLQ, encoded by the coding sequence ATGGCCCTGGAACTGAAACGCTATCAATCGGAGGGCCTGGAGGCCCTGGCCCGGTTCTTCGACCTGGCCCGGGGCGCGGCGGACCAGGCGGGCCTGGATGCGGCCTATCGCCAGACCCTGGGGGAGTGGGACATTCCCGCCTCGGAGATTCCGCCCTACCTGGCCCAGGGCTTCGGCGCCACGCCCTACGTCTGCATCCGCATTCCCACCGGCGGCGGCAAGACCCTGCTGGGGGCCCATGCCATTGCCACCGCCAGCCGGCATTTCACCGGGGCTGAGCATCCCCTGACCCTGTGGCTGTGCCCCAGCAACATCATCCGCCAGCAGACCCTGAACGCCCTGCGCCAGCCGGGCCATCCCTACCGGGAGGCCCTGGAGGCCCACTTCGGCGTGGACGGCTTGCGGGTGCTGGACATTGCCGAATGCGAACAGTTGCGCGCCCAGGATTTCCATCAGAAGGCCATCGTGGTGGTGGGCACCATGCAGACCCTGCGGGTGGACGACACCTCGGGCCGGGACGTGTATGCCTACAAGGAGGCCTTCGAGCCTCACTTCGAGGGGGCGCCGGACCTGGCCGGCTTCGAGCGGGTGAAGGAGCGGGATCTGGAAGTCCAGCCCTACCTGTCCCGGGTCGACCTGGGCAAGGTGAAGCGCAGCTTCGCCAACCTGCTGTACTGGCACCGGCCCATCGTCATCATCGACGAGGCCCACAACGCCCGCACGCCCCTGAGCTACGACACCTTCGCCCGCCTCAACCCGGCGGTGCTCATCGAGATGACGGCCACGCCCATCCGCAAGGGCTCGCACCGCAGCAACGTGCTGTACCACGTGTCGGCGGAGGAGTTGAAGACGGAGCAGATGATCAAGCTGCCCATCGTGCTGCATACCCATCCCAATTGGCAGGAGGCGGTGCGGGACGCCCTGCTGACCCGCCACAAACTGGCTGAGGAGGCTCGGGGGGAAGCGGACTACATTCGCCCCATCCTGCTGTTCCAGGCCGAGGATAAGAGCGGCGAGGTGACGGTGGAGCGGCTCAAGGAATATCTGGTGGAGCAGGAGCACATTTCGGCGAACCGCATCGCCATCGCCACCGGCAAGCAGCGGGAGCTGGATGGCTTGGACCTGTTCGACGCCAAGTGCCCCATCGAGATCGTCATCACCGTGGAGGCCCTGAAGGAAGGCTGGGACTGTTCCTTCGCCTACGTGTTCTGCACCTTGCAGAAGATCGGTTCCAGCAAGGACATGGAACAGTTGCTGGGCCGCGTGCTGCGCATGCCCTACGCCCGCAGCCGCAAGAGCCCCTTGCTCAACCGGGCCTATGCCCACGTGGCCAGCCCCCGCACCCTGGAGGTGGCCAACGACCTGGCGGACCGTCTGGTGGCCATGGGCTTCGAGGAGATGGAAGCGGCCCAGGCGGTGTTTCCCACCACGGCGCCGCTGTTCGAGTCCGGAGGAGAGGGGATCGATCTGGTGCCGCCGGTGCTTGAGTTGAATCTGCCTGCCGCGCCCGATCTGGGTTTGCTGCCCAGGGAGAGCATCAGCCAGGTGGTCATCACGTCTAGGCCGGAGGGTGGTGTGACGGTGACACTGCGGGAGGCACCCGCCCCTGATCTGCGGGATGCCCTGCTGAGCGTGGTGCCGAAAAAGGATCGGGAGAAAGTCGAACGGCTCATCGGCCGCTTCGAGCTGCGCAACGAGGCGCTGCTTTCCCCGTCGGCCCGGGGCATTCCCTTCAAGCCCCTGCCCATGCTGTGCGTGCGCTACGACCAGGATGAACTGGAGCTGGCGGACCGGGTGACCCTGGTGGACCTGGGCGGGTTCTCCCTGCGGGACGCGCCGGCCGACCTGGAGGGCTTCGACCCGGAAGATAGCCGCAAGCCTTACCTGGTGGACATCGAGCAAGGGCATATCCGCGTGGAGCAGGAGGCCGCCGCTTACAGCGTGAACCTGGACTTGGTGCGGACCGAGGTGAGCCAGACCGACCTGGTGAAGTGGCTGGACGGCCGGCTACGGCAGGCTGACCTGTCCCAGACGGAAATGCTGGCCTGGCTGAACCGGGTGGTGACGGGTTTGCTGCGGGAGAAGGGGTTCACGTTGACGGCCCTGGTGCGGCATCGGAACCGCCTCGCGGATGCGGTTGCGGAGCGCCTGAAGAGCCTGCGGGTTTCCGCCCAGGCCAAGGGGCTGCAACTGACCCTGCTGGGGCCGGACCCTAGAGGCTGCGTGAGCCCGGATTTCAACTTCCGCTTCGGCGCGGGGATGTATCCCGCGCGGCCGCCCTACTACGAGGGGCGTTACCGCTTCAAAAAGCACTACTACGGCGTGATCGGCGACCTCCTGGAAGCACCCAGGGCCAGGACCGACCATGAGTACCACTGCGCCGTGGCCATGGACGAGTTGCCCCAGGTGAAACACTGGGTGCGCAACCTGCCGCGACACCCCGAGTTCTCCTTCTGGCTGCCTACGTCCAGCGACAATTTCTATCCCGATTTCGTTGCCGAACTGATGGATGGGCGGCTGCTGGTGGTGGAGTACAAGGGCGAGGGCTACAAGAGCAACGACGACTCCTCCGAGAAACGCATGATCGGCGAGTACTGGGCCAGGGCCAGCGGCAACCTGTTCCTGATGGCCGTGGACAAGGACACGGCGGGCAGGGGCGTGAAGGCGCAACTCAAGGCCCTGCTGGGGGATGCGCCGACGGAGCCGGCGGCAAAGCCGTTTTCCGAGCATGAGACGGTGCGCCTGATTACTGACTTCTCGGTGGATGGAGTCTCCTTGAAGCGGAATACGGTGGGCACCGTGGTCAGTGTCTACGGTGGCGGCGAGGCCTACGCCGTGGAATTCGTGGATGAGAACGACAAGGCCATGGTGGTTGTCCTCAAGCGCCCGCAACTGGAAAAGGCCACCCTTCAGTGA
- a CDS encoding ATP-binding protein codes for MADKGRHAVKLVLGDSKAARLAAARQLAMEAGTKLGHIDLKRVVGKYIGETEKNLAQVFDRAQARGWILFFDEADALFGKRAGVKDSHDRYANLEVGYLLSRLESFGGLVLLASNRRDNLDTAFLRRLRVAAR; via the coding sequence ATGGCGGACAAGGGTAGGCACGCGGTCAAACTGGTGCTGGGCGACAGCAAGGCCGCCCGTCTGGCGGCGGCCCGCCAACTGGCGATGGAGGCCGGGACGAAGCTGGGCCATATCGACCTGAAGCGGGTGGTGGGCAAGTACATCGGCGAGACGGAGAAGAACCTGGCGCAGGTGTTCGACCGGGCCCAGGCCCGGGGCTGGATCCTCTTCTTCGACGAGGCGGACGCCCTGTTTGGCAAGCGCGCCGGGGTGAAGGACAGCCATGACCGCTACGCCAACCTGGAAGTGGGCTACCTGCTGTCGCGCCTGGAGTCTTTCGGCGGCCTGGTGCTGCTGGCCAGCAATCGCCGCGACAACCTGGACACGGCCTTCCTGCGTCGGCTGAGGGTGGCGGCCAGATAG
- a CDS encoding site-specific DNA-methyltransferase: MPILDWLNKAQAVKTAREVPYRLLEAQSVHGDADSPAGSDNWLIQGDNLEALKALLPTHAGRVKCIYIDPPYNTRSAFEHYDDNLEHSQWLSMIYPRLELLRDLLAEDGSIWVSIDDNEAHYLKVVMDEVFGRANFIANVVWQKKYAVANDHKTIAPMHDHVLVYRKSPGWQRNLLPRTDEKDRQYRFEDERGVFRNSDYTCSKTAEERPNLYYPIHQPNTGTEIWPSKTRVWAYSQEEHLRHVAEGFIYWGKEGKAKTPSYKRYKHLLRNDGIVPQTLWLHTFAGHTDGSRKEMREVLGSTSLVDDFITPKPELLISRVLQVATNPGDLVLDSFLGSGTTAAVAHKMGRRYIGIEMGEHAVTHCLPRLEKVVAGEQGGISLAVGWQGGGGFRYFKLGQPVFLADGGINPDIRFPTLAAWVWYQGTRTPWVPGRGLEPSPLLGVHEGTAYYLLYNGILGDRRPRGGNVLTSAVLEALPPHDGPKVVYGESCRLSAPRLVANRIHFKQIPYDIRAR, from the coding sequence ATGCCCATCCTCGACTGGCTCAACAAGGCCCAGGCCGTCAAGACAGCGCGGGAGGTGCCCTACCGGCTCCTGGAAGCCCAAAGCGTCCACGGCGACGCGGATTCCCCCGCCGGCAGCGACAACTGGCTGATCCAGGGCGACAACCTGGAGGCCCTCAAGGCCCTGCTGCCCACCCACGCCGGCCGGGTGAAATGCATCTACATCGACCCCCCCTACAACACCCGCTCCGCCTTCGAGCACTACGACGACAACCTGGAACACAGCCAGTGGCTGTCCATGATCTACCCCCGCCTGGAACTGCTGCGGGACCTGCTGGCGGAAGACGGCAGCATCTGGGTGTCCATCGACGACAACGAGGCCCACTATCTGAAGGTGGTGATGGATGAGGTGTTTGGGCGGGCAAATTTCATTGCGAACGTTGTTTGGCAGAAGAAATATGCCGTAGCCAATGACCATAAGACCATCGCTCCCATGCATGACCATGTGCTGGTCTATCGGAAGAGTCCTGGCTGGCAAAGGAACTTATTGCCAAGAACGGATGAGAAGGACCGGCAGTATCGTTTTGAAGATGAGCGTGGGGTTTTTAGAAATAGCGATTACACGTGTAGCAAGACTGCGGAAGAGCGCCCGAATCTTTACTACCCCATCCATCAACCCAACACAGGTACCGAAATCTGGCCCAGCAAGACACGTGTTTGGGCCTATTCACAAGAAGAACACCTCCGCCACGTTGCCGAGGGGTTCATTTACTGGGGCAAGGAAGGGAAGGCAAAAACCCCATCCTACAAACGCTACAAGCATTTGCTGCGTAACGACGGCATCGTTCCCCAAACCTTGTGGCTTCATACATTCGCGGGGCATACGGATGGCTCGCGCAAGGAAATGCGCGAAGTGTTGGGCAGCACTTCGCTCGTGGATGATTTCATTACCCCTAAGCCAGAACTACTGATTTCACGTGTGCTTCAGGTCGCCACCAACCCCGGTGACCTGGTCCTGGACTCCTTCCTCGGCTCCGGCACCACGGCCGCCGTGGCCCACAAGATGGGCCGCCGCTACATCGGCATCGAGATGGGTGAGCACGCGGTGACCCATTGCCTGCCCCGGCTGGAGAAGGTGGTGGCGGGGGAACAGGGCGGCATTTCCCTGGCGGTGGGCTGGCAGGGGGGCGGGGGCTTCCGTTACTTCAAGCTGGGCCAGCCCGTGTTCCTGGCGGACGGGGGCATCAACCCGGACATCCGCTTTCCCACCCTGGCGGCCTGGGTGTGGTACCAGGGGACGCGCACGCCCTGGGTGCCCGGAAGAGGACTCGAACCTTCACCCCTGCTGGGTGTGCACGAAGGCACGGCCTATTACCTACTCTACAACGGCATCCTGGGTGACCGACGGCCCCGGGGCGGCAACGTGCTGACCTCGGCGGTGCTGGAGGCCCTGCCGCCCCACGACGGGCCCAAGGTGGTGTACGGCGAGTCCTGCCGCCTGTCGGCGCCGCGCCTGGTGGCGAACCGCATCCACTTCAAGCAGATTCCCTACGACATCCGCGCCCGTTGA
- a CDS encoding CPBP family intramembrane metalloprotease → MSLRSVRTLEFSALFIGLPLLLGWQGEAMRRWLIPQILLVAAVMLVVLWRDPAFDRRQLRALPRHWRPCLTRIALLLVLGGAGVLALAVQFPQVDAFAFPRERPGLWLLVLLMYPLVSATAQELVFRVFLFHRYRDLIPDPNAMMLASAGVFGLAHAQLGNAVAPLLSCVGGLLFAYTFHKTRSLPLVALEHGLWGDWLFTLGLGVYFYGGHL, encoded by the coding sequence ATGAGCTTGCGATCCGTCCGTACCCTGGAGTTCTCCGCCCTGTTCATCGGCTTGCCCTTGCTGCTGGGCTGGCAGGGGGAGGCCATGCGCCGCTGGCTGATTCCCCAGATCCTGCTGGTGGCGGCGGTCATGCTGGTGGTGCTGTGGCGCGATCCGGCCTTCGACCGGCGCCAGTTGCGGGCCCTGCCCCGGCATTGGCGCCCCTGCCTGACGCGCATCGCCCTGCTGTTGGTCCTGGGGGGTGCGGGGGTGCTGGCCCTGGCGGTGCAGTTTCCCCAGGTGGATGCCTTCGCCTTCCCCCGGGAGCGGCCCGGGCTGTGGCTGCTGGTGCTGCTGATGTATCCCCTGGTGTCGGCCACGGCCCAGGAACTGGTGTTCCGCGTCTTCCTGTTCCATCGTTACCGGGATCTGATTCCTGATCCAAACGCGATGATGCTGGCGAGTGCGGGGGTGTTCGGGCTGGCCCATGCGCAGTTGGGCAATGCCGTGGCCCCCCTGCTGTCTTGCGTGGGAGGGCTGCTGTTCGCCTACACTTTCCATAAGACCCGTTCCCTGCCGCTGGTGGCCCTGGAGCACGGCCTTTGGGGCGACTGGCTGTTTACCCTGGGTCTGGGCGTCTATTTTTACGGCGGGCATCTTTGA
- a CDS encoding DUF1993 domain-containing protein → MTISMYQASVPVFVRGLNNLAGILEKAAAHCEARKIDPQVMTQYRLYPDMFNFAKQVAVACDHARNGAARLTGTDAPTEAHTEQSFPELIARVRRSIAYLETFRPEQIDGSEAREVVVKRGETVNTYPGRDYLLQRALPNFFFHITTAYDILRHNGVELVKRDYIG, encoded by the coding sequence ATGACTATTTCCATGTACCAGGCCTCGGTGCCGGTGTTCGTCCGCGGCCTGAACAACCTGGCCGGCATCCTGGAGAAGGCCGCGGCCCACTGCGAGGCGCGCAAGATCGATCCCCAGGTTATGACCCAGTACCGGCTGTATCCGGACATGTTCAATTTCGCCAAGCAGGTGGCGGTGGCCTGCGACCATGCCCGCAACGGGGCGGCCCGGCTGACGGGCACGGACGCCCCCACCGAGGCCCATACCGAACAGTCCTTTCCCGAGCTGATCGCGCGGGTGCGGCGCAGCATCGCCTATCTGGAAACCTTCAGGCCGGAGCAGATCGACGGTTCCGAGGCGCGGGAGGTGGTGGTGAAGCGGGGCGAGACGGTGAACACCTATCCCGGCCGGGACTACCTGCTGCAGCGGGCCTTGCCCAACTTCTTCTTCCATATCACCACGGCCTACGACATCCTGCGCCACAACGGCGTGGAACTGGTCAAGCGGGATTACATCGGCTGA
- a CDS encoding ATP-binding protein, producing the protein MLQVSDKEIESRLRLDNPWWQAGGGIEPDYRGFPRRAYMGDFSDLVREEVNRAVVLLGPRRVGKTILVYHAIQDFMDRHGVSGRDILYVSLETPIYTGLSLESLVSRFQRLFQRPEGTRLFVFFDEIQYLKGWEVHLKSLVDSYRGIRFVVTGSAAAALKTKSAESGAGRFTEFVLPPLTFAEYLRFIGREEALVREAVAEAEDESNAPRYATDDVHGLNEAFIDYLNFGGYPEAVFSEAVRQNPRRYIKSDIIDKVLLRDLPILYGISDIQELNSLFNTLAYNTGQELSIEDLSQTSHVAKNTLVKYLEYLEAAFLIRRMRRVDQDAAHFKRATTFKVYLTNPTMRAALFGPVDEHHEAVGYLVESAVFSQWLHNAAFVDSLYYSRWRSGEVDLVSLDAQQRPRFAVEVKWSDRPFDDPKTIKGLLEFAKRHKLGRTPLVTTLSKSGVKEMMGVTVEFMPNSLHCYTVAKNTLERRRGR; encoded by the coding sequence ATGCTGCAAGTTTCTGATAAGGAAATAGAAAGCCGCCTGCGCCTGGATAACCCCTGGTGGCAGGCCGGGGGCGGGATCGAGCCGGATTACCGGGGTTTTCCCCGGCGCGCCTATATGGGGGATTTTTCCGATCTGGTGCGCGAGGAGGTGAACCGGGCGGTGGTCTTGCTGGGGCCGCGCCGGGTGGGCAAGACCATTCTCGTGTACCACGCCATCCAGGACTTCATGGACCGGCATGGCGTCAGTGGCCGGGACATCCTGTACGTGTCGCTGGAGACGCCGATCTACACCGGGCTGTCCCTGGAAAGCCTGGTCAGCCGGTTTCAGCGTTTGTTCCAGCGACCGGAAGGGACTCGCCTGTTCGTGTTCTTCGACGAAATCCAGTATCTGAAGGGCTGGGAGGTGCACCTGAAATCCCTGGTGGATTCGTATCGGGGCATCCGCTTCGTGGTCACGGGTTCGGCGGCGGCGGCATTGAAGACGAAGAGCGCGGAATCCGGCGCGGGGCGCTTCACGGAGTTTGTGCTGCCGCCCCTTACGTTCGCGGAATATCTGCGCTTTATCGGCCGGGAGGAGGCGCTGGTGCGGGAGGCCGTGGCGGAAGCCGAGGATGAAAGCAATGCGCCACGCTATGCCACCGACGACGTGCATGGCCTGAACGAGGCCTTCATCGACTACCTGAATTTCGGCGGGTATCCCGAGGCGGTGTTCTCGGAGGCGGTGCGCCAGAACCCGCGCCGGTACATCAAGAGCGACATCATCGACAAGGTGCTGCTGCGGGATCTGCCCATCCTGTACGGCATTTCGGATATCCAGGAACTCAACAGCCTGTTCAACACCCTGGCCTACAACACCGGGCAGGAGCTGAGCATCGAGGATTTGTCCCAGACGTCCCATGTGGCGAAGAACACGCTGGTGAAGTATCTGGAATATCTGGAGGCGGCCTTCCTGATCCGGCGCATGCGCCGGGTGGACCAGGATGCGGCCCACTTCAAGCGGGCGACGACCTTCAAGGTGTATCTGACCAACCCGACCATGCGCGCGGCCTTGTTCGGGCCGGTGGACGAGCACCATGAGGCGGTGGGCTATCTGGTGGAATCGGCCGTGTTCAGCCAATGGCTGCACAACGCGGCCTTCGTGGATTCCCTGTATTACTCGCGCTGGCGCAGCGGCGAGGTGGATTTGGTGAGCCTGGACGCCCAACAACGGCCCCGGTTCGCGGTGGAGGTGAAGTGGTCCGACCGGCCGTTTGACGATCCCAAGACCATCAAAGGGCTGCTGGAATTCGCCAAGCGGCACAAGCTGGGGCGCACGCCCCTGGTGACCACCCTGTCGAAAAGCGGGGTGAAGGAGATGATGGGCGTGACGGTGGAGTTCATGCCCAACAGCCTGCATTGCTATACCGTCGCCAAGAACACGCTGGAACGGCGCCGGGGGCGATAA